In the genome of Palaemon carinicauda isolate YSFRI2023 chromosome 20, ASM3689809v2, whole genome shotgun sequence, one region contains:
- the LOC137659916 gene encoding uncharacterized protein, whose product MDTFSYELTDPEAIPLETATSTSCSASALLSGKIRRFGILEYITSDKGTTVTFQQWTSLANLLGITFNQTTAYNPAANGMVERFHRTLKEDLHSATHVFLHKNTIKPPLTPPYTGPFLVIYRMPKAFLLNMHDKEDWVSIDLLKPAYLLPDDPPTVRLSRAGRPISQVYLVLWEEPCTARVLHTF is encoded by the exons ATGGATACTTTTTCCTATGAgctgacagat cctgaagccattcccctggaaactgcaacgtccacctcgtgtagtgcatctgccttactctcaggaaagATAaggagatttggtatccttgagtatATTACTTCCGACAAGGGTACCACTGTCACCTTTCAacagtggacatcattagcgaatctcctgggtatcaccttcaatcagacaaccgcatacaatcctgctgccaacggtatggttgaacgttttcatcgtaccctcaaagaaG atctgcactcggcaactcACGTTTTCCTGCACAAGAACACTATCAAGCCACCGTTAACACCCCCTTAtacaggccctttcctcgtgatctatCGTATGCCGAAAGCATTTCTCCTCAATATgcatgacaaagaagactgggtctctattgatctcttaaaacctgcatatctcttgccagatgacccacctacagtacgcctctcaagagcaggacgCCCTATTTCACAAGTATATCTTGTTTTATGGgaagagccatgtaccgcacgtgtattacACACGTTCTAA